The DNA window CATTAAAGAATTACCATGTACATCAAATCTTCATCTTTGAATACATTTTAGACTAGAGAGCGCAGTGGATTCTGTAAATATACAAGCATATACAGGTGATCAATTTCCATGAACAAACCTGAGCAAATTACAAAGGTGAACAACCATAACAACGTTGATGAATCCATAAAATTTGGGGTCAGAAAGTAATTCTTCATTATGTGCTCCTGCCTCTAGACCAGCCGAGCCCAGCATTGCCTGTGTTTCCAACTGGTTGTATGGGCGTGGTCAGGCCCTTTACAGTTTTGCCTAAACCTTCCCCCTGCACAAATTGGAGATGAGGTAAAGAAAAGGAAGCTATAACATGGCTCCATGTATGCCCATCAGATTTGAGGACAAGCTGCTAACCAAATCCAGGTACCAAAAACAAAGGGGATTTCGAATTGTCAAAATATATGCATAACTTGCGTAGCTGCCGAAAATGCCAGTAGAGTATACCTCTTTCCAGCCCATATTTTCAAGTATTTTCCTTCCATAAGTACCAACTCCAAGTGACATGTTTAAGGCCTCAGCTGCCGCTTCCTCTGTAGAAGTGGAAACCGAAGATGTTGCATCAGAAACATCAAAAGATGAACTCTTTTGTCCAGGGCCTGCTCCATAACCTCCATGCAAGGTTCTTCTCTCAGCAGCTCTATCTCTGTAGTGATGTATTCTTTGCTGGGAATGAGAATGAGCCAAGAGAGAAGTTAtcattggaaaaaaaaaaaaaatagcagaCTGAACGTGAAATACACATAAATCCAGATTACTATATGCAGAAAAAGAAAACAGAATGCTATTGTAAATGACATATCATAAGCTCTAAAGCTAAAGCTAGGTCACTTCACTCAACATTTATGAGTTTGAGCTACCAGCAGTAGGTGGTCTAAGTTAGTATTAAGTCCTCTTAGCAATTTGGTTGGACTTTAAAACTAACCAAAACTATCTTTGAAATTTGACCTTCCAAAACCACTGAATGCACCTAGAGAAGTTCAAGGGGCCAGCAGACTAAGTTAAGAGCTCGGAGCTCATGTGTACCAGAATATTTTCTTTAAGCTTCTGATAATTTTTTCATACACGTGTCTACTATCTTTCATAATAACAGCATAATGCCTAGCAATTCAGAACCAATCTCTCATGTCATGGAAGTTACCTTTTTGGATGTGGGGAGTTCATTGGGAGACAAAGCTATGGCCTTATCACTGTTTTCATCATCCAATACTGGCTCACTTTTCCCAAATGATTTGGTTGCAGGAATGGCTTGAACATTTATTGATACTTCTGGATAACCCCAGTCTGCTGTTGGGTTGGAAGAATCATAACTTGATAATGTAGATAGATATCTTGCACTTGGATTATGCAACTTGTATACTTGTCCTGGAACATACAGAATTTTAAGAAGCTCTATAAGTTTATTCTTAATATCCGTAAATACACTCTATTTGAatgtgtttctcctttttgccATTGCCTCAGCAACCACACTAAGCATATAACATTAATCTGGCATAAAACATGCCAGGATCATGACATTGTCTACCAAAGAAGGGAAACTCGAACCTGTTCTAACTCGTACCAGATCAAGATGTGCTTCACATATTGGAGCAGTTCTGAAAAAGCCACTACTGGAAGGCATAGATGGATGAAGTTTAGCAGATCTTTTCACCAGCCGACCAATGAGCCTAGTCGTGTGACCTTTTATATCCTTTCCAGAATCTGTGACCATGGCCCAATCCCACAAATTCACAACTTGAAAATCTTGGACCGACTGTTCCCCAGAATAAACTACTTGACCGTACTGAGCTAGCCAGTTTTCTTCATCCTTACAGACATCTGCATTCAAAAAGAATGTAACTTCTAAATTCCCATCCACATCTACCGAAATGCAATTAGTCAAATAGCAACATGCTTGTGAAGAAGGAAATAATGCAATTTGACTTGGTCAGGTAGTAACACTGActaaatgtatataaaattaatttcttagATATGTTGATATCTATAATGTTGACGGTGCTCAGATAGAGAGGGAAGAGAAAACAAAAGAATCGCAATGAAACAACTATCCAATTACAGGCAGTACCTTCATCTATGGTACATCCAGATTCACCAGTTAAGCTACAATGGTGTTCTGAGAGCTGACCATCTTTCAACACTTGAGAATCCTCAGGTGATGTACCTGAACAACACAAAACCATTCATCGAATGACCAAAACATGGAAAATATCGACACAAAATCATCAACAAAGAAAGCAAAGCTATCCCCACCATCGACATCTGAAGGCATTGTTGAAATATCAGCATCATTGACATGTTTTTTTCCCGCAGATAGATAAATATTTATAAGCGTCTCTTCTAACCTGGATTAAAATAAATGAGATATACACTGTAAACTGATAATTGAGAAAAATAGAAGGCAAATGAAAAAGGTGGATGGTGGTGGACTTGGGAAAGCATCTAATACATGGCTACAATAAGCATTAAAAATCACAAGATGTAGCATACCACTCTGATGGTGGACGTGGCATTTCAGCTTCTTGGTCTGCACTATGTTCTGCGTCTTTCATCAAAGAGTTCGCAAAAATTAATGACTGAAAAACAAAATGATTTCACACAAAAAGTTCTCAAATTGATAAAAGAAACAGCGAAGTCTCCTTAAAGTCCTGAACCAATTATTTCAATTATCTATCCAAGAATGAAGACTGACATATAAAAGCAGGCATCATTTAGATCTATTACTATCTAGTCTACTTGACAAGAGAAGCGTGTCATATTGAACTTTAAGCCATAGATATGTTTAAGGAAtgctattaattttttgtaaaagaaaatagaaataattttGGTCCTACTGAATTTATACATTGACAGACATGATATTCTGAACCATCAAAAAACTGGAATCAAAATGCAATACGAGTCAGTCACAACGAGTCCAAGTTGGCAATACTGCCTACAGTCTAAGAAGCTGTAAGTCAAgtcttaaaaatacattttgtaACAGAAGCAGCATAATTAACCAGCCTTTATTTTCTTAGCAATAATGGCTCACCAGCACGGGGAATACTCTCATCAGAAACATTTTGACCGCATGAATAAACATCAGGTTGATCTACTGTCAATAAAGAAATATCATCCTCAGTATTTTCTTGAGCAGTATTGTGCTGAACAGTTTCTTGGCAACCATGTGATACACAATCATTGACCTGCAttcaagaaaatataaaaaataaaggcaatttttattttcagaaagcAAAAACCTGAGATGATTGATACCTTGTCATATTCAAAAAGCACATAACTTCCATTCTCAAACTTGTAATAAAGTCCATCACTACTACTGTAATACCAACCAGCATTAGGGTCATGATAAAATCCGCTTCTGCATCaaataaaaagacaaatttAAAAGAGGGAAAATTATACAACCCGCCGTGTCATTCATACAACAACTAATAATAATGCGATAGTCATGTAAAAAGatttcctatcgcaaatgctcattatCTGGTTGTAAAACTGACGTGGTGCAACCGTTGTGTGAGATAAATAATCTTAAAAGAGAAGCCAACAAGAAAAGCACAAATTGAATTAAAGAGAATAATTATATAGGAAGCAGTAATTAGAGAGTTAAAAGTAGTTAGTGGTTAAGGGTAGAAACCTGGGGTGGTAGTAGAGCTGAGAGTTATCATCCCATACAAAACAATTATTCTGTTCTTCATGTTCCTCTATTTCTTCTTGTGATTCTGTTTCTTTGATTCCCTCCATTTTATTTCTGTAACCTTTTTCTCTATCAGAATTGATTGAAGATTgaattttgagaaaattagacAATATACGGTCTTGGGCCAAATTGTTGTGAATAGTACACCCacatatttctttttattattttacgttgttaaattaattagtttaactAATCAACTTTTCTctttaacaaataaacattcaaaatagaaaaaatacgATAAATTTTGGTAAACAGATGCCAAtgtttttaacctaattttctTGCAAgtgattttgtttgatttacaTGGTTTCTGATTGTAAATGTGTATTTGAATATTTTGCTATTGATAGTTAGAATAACATacatttgtaaaataaattttggcaAACAGATGTCAATGGTTTACCAATTCTACTTCATTGGGAAATCATTCATATTACtggtaaatttttttttgctagtttaatacttttaaaatgtgaactatttatttatttaattttacattatGATTTGGGAATGAATAATTCTTCCTGGTACATTGCTAGGAAGAGCATTAGCTTTGATTTTATGTCATTGatgtgatttattttatttaaaaaaaaactaaaaatggaATAATGtgtataaatatatgtattctACTGGTTAACTGATAGTTGTTATGGTAACTTTTTGTATGTGGATCAATTATGTATCAATTAGGGATAGTATATGTTGTCTGatggttaattaatagttaatttaaaataattaaagatatatatatatatatatatatatattatctgATGGTTATCTAATagttaatttgaaataattaagggatattatatattatctgatggttaactaatagttaacttgttttatttcaatattaaattcttttttgaattgtctttgttatttttttatattgcagTTGTTTTCtgtcaaattgataaaaaaaacgatgAACGAAGCCGGTTTGAGTTGAACGAAGAAAGCAGTCGTCGGAGTGGGACGAAGATAGGCGAACGATGAACGAAGGCGCGGTGGCTGGCAGCTGTTGTCCTTTTTATTGTAATTGGGATATTAGCaataatgtaaaaataattaaggttaactatatgttttctaatggttaattaatagttaactaattttgtatgattttttatataaaatatgaatatatattgataattacttttttttaattacagttaacttatatgtgactaatagttaactaacagttatttttatacgtatgattatttttaaaataattgaaatttgatgttcagttgtttttttgttatatttgaataattttaaaaataattagagtgtaattatatgtttcctaacggttaactattagttaactatatTTGTGTTGGTTATCTAAAACATGAATACGTCAtgttaattatcattttttattagttaaagttaactaATAAGTGACTACTGGTTAACTGACAGTTAACTAATCTGGTGTACtgttaattttatgatatattattgttagatttatctaaaaatgattttatgatgttaatagttttttattaaatttaatttattaatggttAACTACAAAAGAAAATTAACGGCAGAAAATTGCAGGAGACAG is part of the Mercurialis annua linkage group LG3, ddMerAnnu1.2, whole genome shotgun sequence genome and encodes:
- the LOC126673534 gene encoding uncharacterized protein LOC126673534 isoform X2, which produces MEGIKETESQEEIEEHEEQNNCFVWDDNSQLYYHPRSGFYHDPNAGWYYSSSDGLYYKFENGSYVLFEYDKVNDCVSHGCQETVQHNTAQENTEDDISLLTVDQPDVYSCGQNVSDESIPRAEHSADQEAEMPRPPSEWLEETLINIYLSAGKKHVNDADISTMPSDVDGTSPEDSQVLKDGQLSEHHCSLTGESGCTIDEDVCKDEENWLAQYGQVVYSGEQSVQDFQVVNLWDWAMVTDSGKDIKGHTTRLIGRLVKRSAKLHPSMPSSSGFFRTAPICEAHLDLVRVRTGQVYKLHNPSARYLSTLSSYDSSNPTADWGYPEVSINVQAIPATKSFGKSEPVLDDENSDKAIALSPNELPTSKKQRIHHYRDRAAERRTLHGGYGAGPGQKSSSFDVSDATSSVSTSTEEAAAEALNMSLGVGTYGRKILENMGWKEGEGLGKTVKGLTTPIQPVGNTGNAGLGWSRGRST
- the LOC126673534 gene encoding uncharacterized protein LOC126673534 isoform X1, yielding MEGIKETESQEEIEEHEEQNNCFVWDDNSQLYYHPRSGFYHDPNAGWYYSSSDGLYYKFENGSYVLFEYDKVNDCVSHGCQETVQHNTAQENTEDDISLLTVDQPDVYSCGQNVSDESIPRADAEHSADQEAEMPRPPSEWLEETLINIYLSAGKKHVNDADISTMPSDVDGTSPEDSQVLKDGQLSEHHCSLTGESGCTIDEDVCKDEENWLAQYGQVVYSGEQSVQDFQVVNLWDWAMVTDSGKDIKGHTTRLIGRLVKRSAKLHPSMPSSSGFFRTAPICEAHLDLVRVRTGQVYKLHNPSARYLSTLSSYDSSNPTADWGYPEVSINVQAIPATKSFGKSEPVLDDENSDKAIALSPNELPTSKKQRIHHYRDRAAERRTLHGGYGAGPGQKSSSFDVSDATSSVSTSTEEAAAEALNMSLGVGTYGRKILENMGWKEGEGLGKTVKGLTTPIQPVGNTGNAGLGWSRGRST
- the LOC126673534 gene encoding uncharacterized protein LOC126673534 isoform X3, whose translation is MEGIKETESQEEIEEHEEQNNCFVWDDNSQLYYHPRSGFYHDPNAGWYYSSSDGLYYKFENGSYVLFEYDKVNDCVSHGCQETVQHNTAQENTEDDISLLTVDQPDVYSCGQNVSDESIPRADAEHSADQEAEMPRPPSEWLEETLINIYLSAGKKHVNDADISTMPSDVDGTSPEDSQVLKDGQLSEHHCSLTGESGCTIDEDVCKDEENWLAQYGQVVYSGEQSVQDFQVVNLWDWAMVTDSGKDIKGHTTRLIGRLVKRSAKLHPSMPSSSGFFRTAPICEAHLDLVRVRTGQVYKLHNPSARYLSTLSSYDSSNPTADWGYPEVSINVQAIPATKSFGKSEPVLDDENSDKAIALSPNELPTSKKQRIHHYRDRAAERRTLHGGYGAGPGQKSSSFDVSDATSSVSTSTEEAAAEALNMSLGVGTYGRKILENMGWKEVYSTGIFGSYASYAYILTIRNPLCFWGKV